The segment GCATGTACATGTAATTTGAACACAACATTGAACTGATTGTAAAAAAACTGGAGGAACCATGTCCACCGAAGCCAAAATCAAAGACATCATCGTCGACCAGCTCGGCGTTTCCGCTGACGAAGTGAAAAACGAAGCCTCTTTTGTCGAAGACCTCGGCGCCGATTCCCTGGACCTCACCGAGCTGA is part of the Desulfovibrio ferrophilus genome and harbors:
- the acpP gene encoding acyl carrier protein, yielding MSTEAKIKDIIVDQLGVSADEVKNEASFVEDLGADSLDLTELIMAMEEEFGIEIDDDEAQKLVKVQDAIDYIAKNN